The Oleomonas cavernae genome includes the window GCAGATGTCGCCCGGCTCCAGTTCGCCCCGGGCGATCAGGGGCGCGCAGGCGGCCTGCACGGCGCGAAACCGCCGGGCGGCGTTGGGCAGGCCCAGGACCAGCCGCCCGCCGGGCGCCAGGCTGGCGCGCAAGGCCGACAGCAGGGCGATCCGCGCGGCATGGCCGGCGATGTGGCCCAGCACGCCGAACCCCAGCAGGACAACGTTGAAGCCGCCCAGCGCCCCAACCTGCCGCCGGTAGGTCGCGTCGCCCGGATCGCAGACATGGACCCTGTCGGCCAGGCCCAGGCCCCGGGCGGCACCGGCCAGATGATCGCGGGCCACGGCGCTGATATCGGCGGCCACCACTTCCGCCCCGCGATCCCGCGCCAAGGCAAAGCAGTAGCGCCCCTCGCCGGCGCCGTAGTCAAGCAATCGCCCACCCGTCGGCAGGGTCTGGCGCAGCAGGCGCAGGGTGCGGCGATTGGGCATCGGGTAGCGGGACAGGTAGAGGCCCGAGGCAAAATAGGCGTCGTAGCTGCGGCCCATGTCGGGCAGCACGGGTGTCGCGCAAACACCCGCCGCCTCGGGGGGCGGCGCCACACCGGCAGGGGATCGACCGCTCGAAGAGATGGACATGGCGGCCCCCTCAATCCTTGAAGGTCAGGCGCAACTCGGCCTGGCGGCCCACCGTCCGGGTACGCACCGAATCGGCCAGGCGATTGATCAGGTAGCCGGCGAGGCGCTGGGGCGCCTGGTCGTCGTCGACCATTTCCTCGTGGCTGGGCGGGCGGCTGGCCAGCACCGGCAAGGTGCCGCGGTAGCGGATGATGATCGCCAGGTTGTACTCGTCGAGCTGGGTTTCCAGCTCGATGGCCTCGCCGTCGGCGGCAATGAGGTCGCTTTCCTTCAGGAGCTCGAAGGCCTGCCAGGAAGCGAGTTCCGCCTTCTTCACCGCCTCGTGGCGGGCGCCCCAGATCCGCCCCTGCTGCTCGATGAAGGCGATCATGTCCTCGAAATGGGTTTGGGCGACCGGGAAGCTGTGCCGCGTCTTGCGGCGAATGCCCAGGCGGAACAAGGCCTGCAGCATCACGGCGACGGTCAGCGCCAGGGCGAATTGCGAGAAGGCGACGTAGTGGGCGCTGGGCAGCAGGCGGTTCAACTGCTCGTGAATATCGCCATAGGTGAGGCCGACCAGCAGGGCGACGCCGATGGCCAAGGTGCGGCGGTTGTCCAGCATGCGCGAGCCGATCATCTGGATCCCGCCGATGGTGGCGAAGGACGACAGGAACAGGAACAGGGCGCCCAGCACCTCGGGCGGCACGATCATCCAAGCGACGATGATCTTGGGGCAAAGGGCGAAGACGAACAGCAAGCCGGCCGTCCACACCGCCAAGTGCCGGCTGGTGCAACCGGACGCCAGCGCCAGGCTGGCAGCACCCCCGCTGGCAACCATGGGCATGGCATTGATCAGCGAGGCGAAGATCTGGGCGATGCCCTCGGCCCGCACGCCCCGGCCGACCGCGGCCAGGTCCGGCCGCTTGAAATCGGCGTCGTTGAAGCGCTGGGCCACGGTCTGCACCCCCATCGAGGTCAGCGACAGGGAAAAGCCGGTGATGATCGCCGGCACCAGGGCCTCCATCTCGAAGCGCCAGCCGAATTGCTGGAGCATCGGCACATGGAACAGCGCGGCACCGTCGAAGGCGGCGAGATCGGCCGGGGTCAGCAGCCCGGCGGCGATGCTGAGTCCCAGGCCGACACCAAGGCCGGTCACCGTGGCGAACAGCCGAAGCCGGCTCTTCACCCAGACATTGCAGACGATCATGACGGCAAGCGTCGCCGCGGCCACGCCGACCCTGTCGGGCGACGGCGCCGCAGCACCCGCTGACGAGAAGATCAGGTTGAGGCCGATGACGCCGAAGCCGGCCCCGATCAGCAGCATGGCCAGGCCCGCGACTTCGACCGTGAAGATGGCCTTCAGGCGCTGGATGACGAAGCTGAACACGATCATCGACAGGCCCGAGACCGCGAACATGCCAAAGCCGCCGTCGAGGCCCGAGGTGGCGAGGCCGATCCCCAGGACGGGCAGCACCGAGGCGGTGCCCTGGACCGGCAGGAAGATGCCGGCGCCGATGCCGAAGCGGCCCCAGGCCTGCAGCAGCAGGGCGACCGCCGAATAGATCAGGCAGGCCGCCGCCAGGTTCAGGAACGCCGCATGATCCATGCCGGCATTGCGTGCGAAGACCACCGGCACCGCCAGCAGGGCGCCCAGGAAGGCGACCTGCTGCAAGGCCAGCCCGAAGGCGAAGCGGGCCGGCGGAATATCCTCGAGCCAGTAGAGGAGCGTGTCGGGTCTGCGCATCGGGTACTCGTTACAAAGGGGCTGTCAGATAACGCTGTCAGATAACGGGGAACAGGGTGGTTTCGCCCGGCGGGGTCTGCCACAGGTCGCCGGTATCGAGATCGAACCACCAGCCGTGCAGTTGCAGGGTGCCGGCCTCGACCCGCGCCTTCAGCCAGGGATAGGTCAGCAGGTTGGCGAGCGAGCCGGCGATCGCCGCCCGTTCGACCAGGAACGGATTTTCCTTGAGCTGGGCCAGGGCGATCTCCCGGCGCCCGCCCTCGCCGTTGTCGACGTGGAGCTTGCAGGCATCCAGGGCGATTTCGACCCAGTCGCTGATGAAGTCGCGCGGCAGGCGCTGGCCGCCGGCGCTGCCGATCAGGGCCTTGATGCCGCCGCAGTGGGCGTGGCCCATGATCACGATGTGATCGACCTTGAGGTCGCGCACGGCATATTCGATCGCGGCACCCGTGCCGTGCAGGGAAGGGCCGGGCTGATAGGGCGGCACCAGGTTGGCGACGTTGCGCACGGTGAACAATTCGCCGGGGTCCGCGCCCGACAGGATGGCCGGATCGACCCGGCTGTCCGAGCAGGAGATCATCAAGGTCGCCGGGGCCTGGCCGTCCTCGACCAGGGACCGCATCAGGTGGTGATTGTCGCCGTAATGCCGGGCCTTGAAGGCGCGGATGCCCTCGGTCAGATGGCTGATGTCGCGGCAGGTGCAGCCGGCGGGTCGATCGACGCTCAAGATATGTCCCCCATGGCTCAATGGTTGAAATGCAGGCGCAGGAACGCGCTTTTCGTCGCCGGATCCGTGCCCGCTTTCAGGCGATCCGCCAGCCGCTGGATCAGCACGCCCGAGACATTCGCCATGGCGCTATCGATGGCCGTGTCGTCGTCGCTCTCCAGCAGGGCGGCAAGGTCGGGGGCCGTCGCCGGCACCAGGGGCAGCGGGGCGCCGGCATGGCGCAGTTCGATGTCGAGGCTCAACTCGTCGAAACTGCCCGTGATCGCCGTGACCATCCGCCCGCCGCCCGCGGCGCGGATCGCCTCGACCGCCTCGACCGCGGCCTGGGCGGCGCGGCTGACGGCGTCGCGCCGGGCCGCCCAGGCACCGCCCATCCGCTCGATGAACTCGGTGACCTGGATCTCGGGCGCCGGCGCCGTGGTGATCGCCTGGGTCTGCGTCTTGCGGATGCCTAAGCGGAAGATCTGGTTGAGCACGATCGCCAGCAGGCCGGTGACGATGAAGCCGCTGCCCACAAGCGGGTGCAGCGAGGCCGGCGCATGGCTCGCGACCCCCGGCATCATCAGGATGCCGACGCCGCAGACCAGCGAAATGCCGATGATGAAGACGCCGCGGGTATCGAGCTGGCGCGAGGCGACGAGGTCCATCCCTGAGGCGATCAGGAAGGCCGCGGCATAGAATTCGATGGCGCCGATCACCGGGGTCGGGATCAGGGTCAGGGCCATGGTCACCTGGGGCAGGAAGGCGATCACGGCCAGGATGGCGGCGGTGGCCAGCCCGGCATAGCGGGTGGTGGCACGGCTGGCGTGGCACAGGCCGATATTGGCCGACGAGGTCGCGGTGGTCATGCCGCCCAGGGCGCTGCCGATCAGGTCGCCCAGGCCGTTCGCCTGCATGCCCCGGCCGGCCTGCCGCAGGTCGGGCCGGCGCCAGTCGGCATCGTCCATCTTGTCCATCAGGATGAAGCTGCCGATCGAATCGATCTGGCCCAGCAGGGCGATGAAGGCGACGCCGATGACCGCGCCGATGGGCACGTCGAAGACCGGGGTGGCGAGCATCGGCAGGGCGAAAGCCGGCACCGCCAGCAGGCTGTCGCCGCCTGTGAGGCGGCCCATCAACAGCGCCGTGGCCACGCCGGCGGCGATGCCGATCAGCAGCGCGAACAGTTTCACGCGCCGGCCGCCCCAGATCGACAGGGCCACGACGATCGCGAAGGTGGCGCCCGAGACCGCTAGGCTGTCGCCGTCCATTGCCTGGTCCGGCCCCAGGCCCAGGGCATGGGAGAAGGCCACGCGCACCAGCGAAAGGCCGCCGATCAGGACCACGAGGCCGGTGACGATGGGCGGGAACAGCCCGCGCAGGCGCGGCGCGAAGGGGGAGACGGCCAATGCCACGATGGCCGAGACCACGCTGATCAGCACCATGCCGCCGGCCCCGGTGACCGCCAGGATGGGGATCGCCAGGGGCAACACGAAGGGCGACGGTATTTGGACGATCAGCGCGCCCGCGCCCAGCTTTCCGC containing:
- a CDS encoding class I SAM-dependent methyltransferase: MSISSSGRSPAGVAPPPEAAGVCATPVLPDMGRSYDAYFASGLYLSRYPMPNRRTLRLLRQTLPTGGRLLDYGAGEGRYCFALARDRGAEVVAADISAVARDHLAGAARGLGLADRVHVCDPGDATYRRQVGALGGFNVVLLGFGVLGHIAGHAARIALLSALRASLAPGGRLVLGLPNAARRFRAVQAACAPLIARGELEPGDICYERQTGGSAIALYYHLYRRDEIRRDLGEAGFTVERLTVESMLPESAVTHSALLGRLDDLACGLVPVDWGYGYLVMARPAP
- a CDS encoding solute carrier family 23 protein, yielding MRRPDTLLYWLEDIPPARFAFGLALQQVAFLGALLAVPVVFARNAGMDHAAFLNLAAACLIYSAVALLLQAWGRFGIGAGIFLPVQGTASVLPVLGIGLATSGLDGGFGMFAVSGLSMIVFSFVIQRLKAIFTVEVAGLAMLLIGAGFGVIGLNLIFSSAGAAAPSPDRVGVAAATLAVMIVCNVWVKSRLRLFATVTGLGVGLGLSIAAGLLTPADLAAFDGAALFHVPMLQQFGWRFEMEALVPAIITGFSLSLTSMGVQTVAQRFNDADFKRPDLAAVGRGVRAEGIAQIFASLINAMPMVASGGAASLALASGCTSRHLAVWTAGLLFVFALCPKIIVAWMIVPPEVLGALFLFLSSFATIGGIQMIGSRMLDNRRTLAIGVALLVGLTYGDIHEQLNRLLPSAHYVAFSQFALALTVAVMLQALFRLGIRRKTRHSFPVAQTHFEDMIAFIEQQGRIWGARHEAVKKAELASWQAFELLKESDLIAADGEAIELETQLDEYNLAIIIRYRGTLPVLASRPPSHEEMVDDDQAPQRLAGYLINRLADSVRTRTVGRQAELRLTFKD
- a CDS encoding carbonic anhydrase, whose protein sequence is MSVDRPAGCTCRDISHLTEGIRAFKARHYGDNHHLMRSLVEDGQAPATLMISCSDSRVDPAILSGADPGELFTVRNVANLVPPYQPGPSLHGTGAAIEYAVRDLKVDHIVIMGHAHCGGIKALIGSAGGQRLPRDFISDWVEIALDACKLHVDNGEGGRREIALAQLKENPFLVERAAIAGSLANLLTYPWLKARVEAGTLQLHGWWFDLDTGDLWQTPPGETTLFPVI
- a CDS encoding uracil-xanthine permease family protein; the protein is MSRFGLPPSRPRRRPQELSLAADQRPSSFTLLTLGLQHAAMALGLSAYVLAVAKGAGLGHDETRAMLAATIITMALGTALQAWGGKLGAGALIVQIPSPFVLPLAIPILAVTGAGGMVLISVVSAIVALAVSPFAPRLRGLFPPIVTGLVVLIGGLSLVRVAFSHALGLGPDQAMDGDSLAVSGATFAIVVALSIWGGRRVKLFALLIGIAAGVATALLMGRLTGGDSLLAVPAFALPMLATPVFDVPIGAVIGVAFIALLGQIDSIGSFILMDKMDDADWRRPDLRQAGRGMQANGLGDLIGSALGGMTTATSSANIGLCHASRATTRYAGLATAAILAVIAFLPQVTMALTLIPTPVIGAIEFYAAAFLIASGMDLVASRQLDTRGVFIIGISLVCGVGILMMPGVASHAPASLHPLVGSGFIVTGLLAIVLNQIFRLGIRKTQTQAITTAPAPEIQVTEFIERMGGAWAARRDAVSRAAQAAVEAVEAIRAAGGGRMVTAITGSFDELSLDIELRHAGAPLPLVPATAPDLAALLESDDDTAIDSAMANVSGVLIQRLADRLKAGTDPATKSAFLRLHFNH